One window of the Strix uralensis isolate ZFMK-TIS-50842 chromosome 3, bStrUra1, whole genome shotgun sequence genome contains the following:
- the BACH2 gene encoding transcription regulator protein BACH2, with product MSVDEKTDSPMYVYESTVHCTNILLCLNDQRKQDILCDVTLIVEGKEFRAHRAVLAACSEYFLQALVGQTENDLVVSLPEEVTVRGFGPLLQFAYTAKLLLSRENIQEVIHCAEFLRMHNLEDSCFSFLQTQLLNNEDGLFLCKKDTTCQRMHDEENSDGDEEETMESETSKISCPRERMHQEPFNFETTVAGAEKGEGMLPDSDILRDSKDNLDKDAVTRYPRYKKYQLACTKNVYNTSHISTSGFASTFSEESSGNGLKSGLAMGQIKSEPQNEENDEESITLCLSGDEPDIRDKEGDVEMDRKQPSPTCVDRPKSGSSPSCLRSFFNRTKSIDLVGFPSTSQQHFGRSPACPFEKGTTQGDHKTDYVPFTGNYGQSHAMQKDASNFTVGSPLRGPGFETLCKQEGELDRRSVIFSSNACDQVNTSVHSYSGVSSLDKDLTETVPKGLWAGSSQSLPSSQTYSHSGLTADHLPGRMRPNTSCPVPIKVCPRSPPLETRTRTSSSCSSYSYAEDGSGGSPCSLRLCELSSSPCSQGPRFLAPEHQEPGVVGDGLYNPVRAQIKCEPSYGTNSSDESGSFSEADSESCPVQDRGHEVKLPFPVDQITDLPRNDFQMMIKMHKLTSEQLEFIHDVRRRSKNRIAAQRCRKRKLDCIQNLECEIRKLVCEKEKLLSERNQLKASMGELLDNFSCLSQEVCRDMQSPEQIQALHRYCPVLRPMDLQPATTISPSPAGVEQSLVTSQCVGESMQCCSEQGSVQLGAPWLPNNISENCSAGGGLDGADTGTYPERELPPEQSSQTVTVDFCQEMTDKCTTDEQPRKDYT from the exons GTCACTGTCAGGGGATTTGGTCCATTGTTACAGTTTGCCTACACTGCTAAGCTGTTACTTAGCAGAGAAAACATCCAGGAGGTCATCCACTGCGCTGAATTCCTGCGCATGCACAACCTGGAGGACTCCTGCTTCAGCTTCCTTCAGACGCAACTGCTGAACAACGAAGATGGCCTGTTCCTGTGCAAAAAAGATACCACCTGCCAGCGCATGCATGATGAGGAGAACTCGGATGGAGATGAGGAGGAGACGATGGAATCGGAGACATCAAAAATATCTTGCCCAAGAGAGAGGATGCACCAAGAGCCCTTCAATTTTGAAACCACTGTTGCTGGAGCAGAGAAAGGTGAAGGGATGCTGCCTGACTCTGACATCCTGAGAGATAGCAAGGACAATTTGGACAAAGATGCAGTAACACGGTACCCCAGATACAAGAAATACCAGCTTGCTTGTACCAAGAATGTCTACAACACATCACACATCAGTACCTCAGGTTTTGCAAGCACATTCAGTGAAGAGAGCTCTGGAAATGGCCTCAAATCAGGACTTGCTATGGGGCAGATAAAAAGTGAGCCTCAGAATGAAGAGAACGATGAAGAAAGCATCACACTTTGCCTGTCTGGAGATGAACCTGACATCAGGGATAAAGAAGGGGATGTTGAAATGGACAGGAAACAGCCAAGCCCCACTTGCGTTGACAGGCCAAAAAGTGGGTCCTCTCCTTCTTGTTTGCGGTCTTTCttcaacagaacaaaaagcaTAGATTTGGTTGGCTTCCCCAGCACTTCCCAACAGCACTTTGGCAGGAGTCCAGCATGCCCTTTTGAAAAAGGGACAACTCAGGGTGACCACAAAACTGATTACGTCCCTTTCACAGGGAACTATGGACAGTCCCATGCCATGCAGAAGGATGCTTCCAACTTCACAGTGGGATCGCCACTCAGGGGGCCCGGCTTTGAAACTCTCTGTAAGCAAGAAGGGGAACTGGACAGGAGGAGTGTTATATTCTCTTCAAACGCTTGTGACCAAGTAAACACTTCGGTGCATTCATATTCTGGTGTGAGCAGCTTGGACAAAGACCTCACTGAGACTGTGCCAAAGGGTCTGTGGGCTGGCAGTAGCCAGTCTCTCCCCAGCTCTCAGACCTATTCGCACAGCGGACTGACAGCTGATCACTTGCCGGGAAGGATGCGGCCGAACACCAGCTGTCCAGTGCCAATTAAAGTTTGCCCTCGCTCTCCTCCTTTGGAAACCAGAACCAGGACCTCCAGCTCGTGCTCTTCCTACTCGTATGCAGAGGATGGCAGCGGCGGCTCTCCCTGCAGTCTGCGACTTTGCGAGCTCTCCTCTTCCCCTTGCTCCCAAGGCCCCCGATTCCTGGCGCCCGAGCACCAGGAGCCCGGCGTGGTGGGGGATGGATTGTACAACCCGGTCCGAGCCCAGATTAAATGTGAGCCATCCTATGGAACAAACTCCAGCGATGAGTCTGGGTCATTCTCAGAAGCAGACAGTGAATCATGTCCTGTGCAAGACAGAGGGCATGAG gtGAAACTTCCTTTTCCTGTTGATCAAATCACAGATCTTCCAAGGAATGATTTCCAGATGATGATAAAGATGCACAAGCTAACCTCAGAGCAGCTCGAGTTCATCCATGACGTCCGCCGACGTAGCAAGAACCGAATTGCAGCTCAGCGCTGCCGCAAGAGGAAACTGGACTGTATTCAGAACCTAGAATGTGAAATCCGCAAGTTG gtgTGTGAGAAAGAGAAATTGCTCTCAGAAAGGAACCAGCTGAAAGCAAGCATGGGAGAATTGTTAGACAACTTCTCGTGTCTTTCCCAAGAAGTGTGTAGAGACATGCAGAGCCCGGAACAGATCCAAGCTCTCCACCGATACTGCCCCGTTCTCAGACCCATGGATCTACAGCCAGCCACCACCATCAGCCCCTCCCCAGCTGGCGTGGAGCAGAGCCTGGTGACCTCCCAGTGTGTCGGGGAAAGCATGCAGTGCTGCTCGGAGCAAGGCTCGGTGCAACTGGGAGCGCCCTGGCTGCCCAACAACATCTCGGAAAATTGTTCAGCTGGCGGGGGGTTGGATGGAGCCGACACAGGTACTTACCCCGAGAGAGAGCTtccaccagagcagagcagccaaACGGTCACAGTAGACTTCTGTCAGGAAATGACTGATAAATGTACAACAGATGAACAACCTAGGAAAGATTACACCTAG